Part of the Streptomyces sp. f51 genome is shown below.
CGGCAGATGGTGTAGCAGTTCCTTCGGGGCCCTGGCGCGAAGAGCGCCAGGGCCCCTCCACGCGTTCCACGAGAGAGGTGCAATGACAGCAGACGACTCGTTCGGCCGGCTCGATGACGACGACTATCCCGCCTACACGATGGGCCGGGCCGCAGCGTTGCTCGGCACCACCCAGGGCTTCCTCCGCGCCCTCGGAGACGCCCGCCTCATCACCCCGCTGCGCTCCGAAGGCGGACACCGCCGCTACTCCCGCTACCAGCTGCGCATCGCCGCCCGCGCCCGCGAACTCGTCGACCAGGGCACCCCCATCGAGGCCGCCTGCCGCATCGTCATCCTCGAAGACCAGCTCGAAGAAGCACAGCGCATCAACGCCGAATACCAGAGGACCGCAGTCCGGCACGGGACCGCCACCTGACACGGCAGGTGATGCTCTTCCACCTTTTCAAGAATACGAGCACATGATCGCCGAAGACACTCAGCCGCCGGACCGCGGACGGCAGCCCCAGCCCGGCCCCGGCACCCCGCCCAGCGCCCTGCGCAGCAACGCGGTTGACATGCCGTCAGGCACAAACGTTCCACCGGCTGCCGGGCAGACAGGCAACGGGGCGGGACATGGAGTGGAGAGCGCGGCGGCTGCGCTGAAGCCGAGGCTGCGTGGCTGGCTGCACGCAGGCGTGTTTCCCCTCGCGCTGGCCGGCGGCATCGTCCTGATCACCGTTTCGCGCTCGGCGGCGGCAGCGGCAGCCTGCTCGGTGTACGCGGTCTCCGCCTGCCTGCTGTTCGCTACCAGTGCCCTCTACCACCGCGGAACGTGGGGCCCACGCGGGGAGGCGGTCCTGCGGAGACTGGA
Proteins encoded:
- a CDS encoding MerR family transcriptional regulator, coding for MTADDSFGRLDDDDYPAYTMGRAAALLGTTQGFLRALGDARLITPLRSEGGHRRYSRYQLRIAARARELVDQGTPIEAACRIVILEDQLEEAQRINAEYQRTAVRHGTAT